The genomic window ACGCGCCGAAGAAGGTGAACTGCACCAGCATGGCTTGCGCATAGTTCAGTTCGAACACGGCCTTCAGATGCGGAATCAGGATGTCATTCAAGCAGGTCAGAAAACCCCACATGAAGAACACCGCCGTCATCACGCTGAGTGCAAGCGGGTAATAGGTGTAGCGATGATCGGAGCTCGTCGTCGATCCTGAAGACGGCGCGGTAGGTACAGTAAAAGCCATGATGATTTCCAGTAAATCAGGCGGGCGGGCAGCTGCTTTCGCGTATCAGCAATTGCACGGGAACGATGGTTTGTCGCGGCGACGATGAAGGATCCTGCAGTCGCTGCAGAATCAATTCCGCTGCCTGGCGTCCGCGTGCGCGGGGTGTCACCGCCAGGGTGGTCAGCGGCGGTGCGCTGACGGCAGCTTCGGCGATGTCGTCAAAGCCGGTGAGGGCGAAATCGCGGCCGGGTTGCAGTCCGCGCTGATGCAGGCCGAGCATCAAGCCAAGCGCTACCGCATCGTTGTAGCAAACGGCGGCTGTCGGTGCGGCGCTGCCGTTGAACAGTTGATCGCATTGCGCCACCGCATCCAAACGGTTGGGAATGCACTCCACGATCCGCTGCGATTCCACCGATAGACCTGCCGCCTTCATCGCTTCGGCATAGCCGGCGCGGCGTTGCTTGCACGAACTGGAACTGCCGTGGCCGCCGTAGAACGCGATGCGTTGATGGCCTTGCGCAATCAGATGCTCGGTGGCGAGCCGTGCGCCGTGCTGGTTGTCCAGGAACAGGCGATCCCAGTGATCGCAGGCGCTGATATCGCCGCTGACTTCGCGGTTGAACAGCAGCAAAGGTGTTTGCGCACCGACGGCAGCAAGCACTTGTTGCGCGTCGCTGCCTTCGGCGGGCGAGAGAATAATGCCCGCCGGCCCATGCTCTATCAGCGAGCCGAGTACGGCCAGTTCCCGCTGGGTGGATTCGCTGGTGCTGCCGAGCAAGGTGACGTAGCCGGTGTTGCCCAATATTTCGTCCACGCCCGCGGCGAATTCCGCGAAGAACGGGTTGGCCAGATCGTTGAGCACCAGCGCGATGCTCGAAGACGTACGGCGGCGCAGATTGGCAGCGGCACGGTTATAGACATAGCCTTGCCTGCGCAGCTCTTCTTCGACGCGAGCGCGGGTGTGCTTGTTGACCAGCGGACTGCCCCGCAAAACAAGCGAAACAGTGGCGCGGGAAACGTCGCAGCCCGCGGCGATGTCGCTGAGTGTGACCTTGCGGCCGACCGGCGGTGTGT from Dyella caseinilytica includes these protein-coding regions:
- a CDS encoding LacI family DNA-binding transcriptional regulator yields the protein MANTPPVGRKVTLSDIAAGCDVSRATVSLVLRGSPLVNKHTRARVEEELRRQGYVYNRAAANLRRRTSSSIALVLNDLANPFFAEFAAGVDEILGNTGYVTLLGSTSESTQRELAVLGSLIEHGPAGIILSPAEGSDAQQVLAAVGAQTPLLLFNREVSGDISACDHWDRLFLDNQHGARLATEHLIAQGHQRIAFYGGHGSSSSCKQRRAGYAEAMKAAGLSVESQRIVECIPNRLDAVAQCDQLFNGSAAPTAAVCYNDAVALGLMLGLHQRGLQPGRDFALTGFDDIAEAAVSAPPLTTLAVTPRARGRQAAELILQRLQDPSSSPRQTIVPVQLLIRESSCPPA